From a single Adhaeribacter swui genomic region:
- a CDS encoding Mpo1 family 2-hydroxy fatty acid dioxygenase — MASAKSNLDAYFATYAESHRNKINKLIHWVCVPLIVFSILGLVWAIPFPQISGLGSAQRYLNWATFLIIFSVIYYLRLSVPLAFTMLVVICVFSAVIITLEKMHRIAGWPPLWEICLYIFVIAWIGQFIGHKIEGKKPSFLDDVKFLLIGPIWLLHFIFKKLHLNY, encoded by the coding sequence ATGGCTTCTGCAAAAAGTAACCTGGATGCGTACTTTGCAACGTACGCCGAAAGTCACCGGAATAAGATTAACAAGCTTATTCATTGGGTGTGCGTACCCTTAATTGTATTTAGTATACTGGGTTTGGTGTGGGCAATCCCTTTTCCGCAGATTAGTGGCTTGGGTAGTGCACAGCGTTATTTAAACTGGGCTACCTTCCTCATTATTTTTTCGGTAATTTATTATTTACGCTTATCGGTGCCGCTGGCTTTCACCATGCTGGTAGTTATTTGTGTGTTCTCGGCCGTTATTATTACTTTGGAGAAGATGCACCGGATTGCGGGCTGGCCGCCTTTGTGGGAAATTTGCCTGTATATTTTTGTGATTGCCTGGATAGGTCAGTTTATCGGGCACAAGATTGAAGGAAAAAAGCCGTCGTTTTTGGATGATGTAAAGTTCTTGTTAATCGGCCCCATCTGGCTCCTGCATTTCATTTTTAAAAAACTGCACCTGAATTACTAA
- a CDS encoding glycoside hydrolase family 15 protein, with product MLQKHTYDMGLIGNCAYLALIRKDASVAWLCWPRFDSSFVFGNLLDTQKGGSFTIQPSTSAYNSFQYYIENTNVLCTEIENEDGRYRVTDFAPRFSKYDRYYKPLMFIRKIEPLSGSPRVKVCCEPVGQYGLQKLDQRRSSNHIAYLGLDEEMRLTTNIALSYLLEKEYFVLNETKYLVLTYGAPLEAPLESTAEEFLTKTIKYWRNWVKNTSISNFYQTQVIRSALALKLHQYEDTGAIIAATTTSLPEAPDSTRNWDYRFCWMRDTYYILTAFNNIGHFEELERYFHYIANVSAKAKDKFQPLYSISTGTDLIEHELDHLEGYLGNKPVRIGNDAYTHIQNDVYGQVLVALLPLYVDRRFIGEERVESEKLIYKTLYHIQRTLDMPDAGLWEFRNFAQYHCYTYLFHWAGSKAALKVAKYLQNQEMANMAERLMNEAASKIEACYDPVRGVYTNAIGSPHLDASTLQLIMMGYLDPNSERAHSHLRNLEQELRTPNGLFYRYRHQDDFGTPETTFLICSFWYVESLACVGRLQDASREFERLLAYTNHLGLLSEDVDATTGSQWGNFPQAYSHVGLMNAAYRITKRLDIPNFI from the coding sequence ATGCTTCAAAAACACACGTACGATATGGGCCTGATTGGCAATTGCGCTTACCTGGCCCTAATTCGGAAAGATGCCAGTGTGGCCTGGTTGTGCTGGCCCCGTTTCGATTCCAGTTTTGTATTTGGCAATTTGCTGGATACCCAAAAAGGGGGCAGCTTTACCATTCAGCCCAGTACATCCGCCTATAATAGTTTCCAATACTACATCGAAAACACCAATGTGTTGTGTACCGAAATAGAAAACGAAGATGGCCGTTACCGGGTAACCGATTTTGCGCCGCGTTTTTCAAAGTACGACCGCTATTATAAGCCGTTGATGTTTATCCGGAAGATTGAGCCTTTATCGGGTTCGCCGCGCGTAAAAGTATGTTGCGAACCAGTGGGGCAGTATGGGCTGCAAAAATTAGATCAGCGCCGGAGCAGCAACCACATTGCTTATTTAGGGCTGGATGAAGAAATGCGCCTGACTACCAATATTGCCTTAAGCTACCTGCTCGAAAAAGAATATTTTGTTTTAAACGAAACCAAATACCTGGTTTTAACCTATGGCGCTCCTTTGGAAGCGCCACTGGAAAGTACCGCCGAAGAGTTTCTGACCAAAACCATTAAATACTGGCGAAATTGGGTGAAAAACACCAGCATCAGTAATTTTTACCAAACCCAGGTTATCCGGTCGGCGCTGGCTTTAAAGCTGCACCAGTACGAAGATACAGGGGCCATTATTGCCGCCACTACCACTAGTTTGCCCGAAGCCCCCGACAGTACCCGTAATTGGGATTACCGTTTTTGCTGGATGCGTGATACCTATTACATATTAACGGCTTTTAACAACATTGGCCACTTTGAAGAACTGGAACGCTACTTTCATTACATCGCCAACGTTTCGGCCAAAGCCAAAGATAAGTTTCAGCCACTGTATTCCATTAGTACCGGTACCGACTTAATAGAGCATGAACTTGACCATTTGGAAGGCTATCTAGGTAACAAACCCGTGCGTATTGGCAATGATGCGTACACCCACATCCAAAACGACGTGTACGGTCAGGTATTAGTAGCCTTGTTGCCTTTGTACGTAGATAGGCGATTCATCGGGGAAGAACGCGTAGAATCGGAGAAGCTAATATACAAAACACTCTATCACATCCAACGTACCCTGGATATGCCGGATGCCGGTTTGTGGGAGTTCCGAAATTTTGCCCAGTACCATTGTTACACGTATTTGTTTCATTGGGCGGGTAGCAAAGCGGCGCTTAAAGTGGCTAAATACCTGCAAAACCAGGAAATGGCCAACATGGCCGAACGCTTAATGAACGAAGCTGCCAGCAAAATAGAAGCCTGCTACGATCCGGTACGGGGCGTGTATACCAACGCTATTGGGTCGCCGCACCTGGATGCCAGTACCCTGCAATTAATTATGATGGGCTACCTGGACCCGAATTCCGAACGGGCCCACTCGCATTTGCGCAACCTGGAACAAGAGTTAAGAACCCCGAACGGTTTATTTTACCGCTACCGTCACCAGGACGATTTTGGCACGCCCGAAACAACTTTCCTGATATGTTCTTTCTGGTACGTAGAGTCGCTGGCTTGCGTGGGCCGCTTGCAAGATGCCAGCCGGGAGTTTGAACGCTTATTAGCCTATACCAATCATTTGGGCTTACTTAGCGAAGACGTAGATGCCACTACCGGTAGCCAATGGGGTAACTTTCCGCAGGCCTACAGCCACGTAGGTTTAATGAATGCTGCTTACCGCATTACCAAACGTTTAGATATTCCTAATTTTATTTAA
- a CDS encoding bifunctional alpha,alpha-trehalose-phosphate synthase (UDP-forming)/trehalose-phosphatase — MAKTIIVSNRLPLKVQKKDTGITFETSEGGLATGLGSVYKQGDNLWIGWPGLWLEEEQDQEYVRTELLKENMQPVFLTETEIKEYYEGFSNETLWPLFHYFSQYAVYEQQLWEAYLAVNRKFCTEVMKFAQSEDTIWVHDYQLLLLPQLLREQLPGANIGFFQHIPFPSFEIFRLLPWRRRIIQGLLGADLIGFHTYDDMRHFLSSANRLLGYGNLHGLVDTGKRAVLVDAFPMGIDYEKYAALAVDPETIKLEQDFRQAIGTQRVIVSIDRLDYSKGIPNRLHAFELFLKRYPEFQEKVSLVMIVVPSRDTVEKYKRLKEEIDELVGRINSSYRTISWNPIQYFYRSFPLPEISAFYRLADVCLVTPMRDGMNLVSKEFIASKYDQKGVLILSEMAGAAQELADAIQINPNNIDRMADAIYEALSLPEQEQIAQMSAMQTLIKTYDIHQWVKVFMDRLSYVKIKQQSFTTDPLAGEALENLLRQYQEKSPRLIFLDYDGTLSPFTKDPRQAGPDEELLNVLGQLTADPQNRVVIISGRDRQTLEKWLGHLPVDLIAEHGVWLKRREVNWEMILTLNNSWKREIRPIMDAYVHRTAGSFIEEKDYSLVWHYRRVANGLGELRSRDLINHLGYIASNINLQVMEGNKIVEIKNLEVNKGIAATRWLELYPSNFVIAIGDDRTDEDMFRLMPPDSFTIKVGAQRSVAQYHLGSVKDVRNLLRTFSNLDINVDQETLEASKNGRDTE, encoded by the coding sequence ATGGCAAAAACAATTATTGTATCTAATCGCCTTCCCTTAAAAGTACAGAAAAAAGACACAGGGATTACCTTTGAAACCAGCGAAGGAGGCTTAGCCACTGGCCTGGGATCGGTGTACAAGCAAGGAGATAATCTTTGGATTGGCTGGCCTGGCTTGTGGCTGGAGGAAGAACAAGACCAGGAGTACGTACGGACCGAGCTGCTTAAAGAAAACATGCAGCCGGTATTCTTAACCGAAACTGAAATTAAAGAATACTACGAAGGTTTTAGCAACGAAACTTTATGGCCTTTGTTTCATTATTTTAGTCAGTACGCGGTTTACGAACAACAGCTTTGGGAAGCCTATTTAGCGGTAAATAGAAAGTTTTGTACCGAAGTAATGAAGTTTGCCCAGTCGGAAGATACCATCTGGGTGCACGATTACCAGTTGCTTTTACTGCCTCAGTTGCTTCGGGAACAATTACCCGGCGCTAACATTGGTTTTTTTCAGCATATCCCTTTTCCATCGTTCGAGATATTCCGGTTACTGCCCTGGCGACGTCGCATTATACAAGGTTTGCTGGGTGCCGATTTAATTGGTTTCCATACCTACGACGACATGCGCCATTTTCTGAGTTCGGCGAACCGGTTATTAGGGTATGGTAACTTACACGGTCTGGTAGATACCGGGAAGCGCGCCGTGCTGGTAGATGCTTTTCCGATGGGCATTGATTACGAAAAGTACGCGGCTTTAGCTGTTGACCCCGAAACTATAAAACTGGAACAGGATTTTAGGCAAGCCATCGGTACACAGCGGGTTATTGTGTCCATTGATCGGCTGGATTATTCTAAAGGTATTCCGAACCGGTTGCATGCATTTGAATTATTTTTAAAACGCTACCCGGAGTTTCAGGAAAAAGTATCGTTGGTAATGATTGTGGTGCCTTCGCGCGATACCGTAGAAAAGTACAAACGCTTAAAAGAAGAAATAGACGAATTAGTTGGCCGGATCAACAGCTCTTACCGCACCATCAGTTGGAACCCGATTCAATACTTCTATCGCTCTTTTCCGCTACCCGAAATTTCGGCGTTTTACCGCCTGGCCGATGTGTGCTTAGTTACTCCCATGCGCGATGGCATGAACCTGGTAAGTAAAGAATTTATTGCTTCGAAGTATGATCAGAAAGGTGTTTTAATTTTAAGCGAGATGGCGGGTGCCGCTCAGGAACTGGCCGATGCCATTCAGATTAACCCCAATAACATCGACCGTATGGCCGATGCTATTTACGAAGCCTTATCCTTACCGGAACAAGAGCAGATTGCCCAGATGAGCGCCATGCAGACCTTAATTAAAACTTATGACATTCACCAGTGGGTTAAAGTATTTATGGATCGATTAAGCTACGTTAAAATAAAACAACAATCTTTTACAACCGATCCGTTGGCTGGCGAAGCCCTGGAAAACTTGCTCCGGCAATACCAGGAAAAATCACCACGCTTAATCTTTCTGGATTACGATGGCACGTTATCGCCATTTACCAAAGATCCGCGGCAGGCTGGGCCTGATGAAGAATTACTTAACGTTCTGGGGCAATTAACTGCCGATCCGCAGAACCGGGTAGTTATCATAAGTGGCCGCGATCGCCAAACCCTGGAGAAATGGCTCGGCCATTTGCCCGTAGATTTAATTGCCGAACACGGCGTTTGGTTAAAACGGCGGGAAGTAAATTGGGAAATGATTTTGACCCTGAACAACAGTTGGAAACGGGAAATACGCCCCATCATGGATGCCTACGTGCACCGAACGGCTGGTTCCTTTATCGAAGAAAAAGATTATTCTCTAGTGTGGCACTACCGGCGCGTAGCTAATGGCTTGGGCGAGTTACGGTCCCGCGATTTAATTAACCATTTGGGGTACATTGCTTCTAATATAAATTTGCAGGTAATGGAGGGTAACAAAATTGTGGAAATTAAAAACCTGGAAGTAAATAAAGGAATTGCGGCTACCCGTTGGCTGGAGCTTTACCCATCCAACTTTGTGATTGCCATTGGCGACGACCGCACCGACGAAGACATGTTCCGGTTAATGCCTCCCGATAGTTTTACAATCAAGGTAGGTGCCCAACGATCTGTAGCGCAATACCATTTGGGCTCGGTGAAAGATGTTCGTAATTTGCTGCGGACATTTAGTAATCTGGATATAAACGTAGATCAGGAAACACTGGAAGCTTCAAAAAACGGGAGGGATACAGAATAA
- a CDS encoding SusC/RagA family TonB-linked outer membrane protein encodes MMKNKYQYQDYLMSNLKGSFTKAGQILAFLIAFISMPVLSSFAQTAPTRHSVSGKVISTTDNQGLPGVSILIKGTSNGVASDVNGNFTLEAANTDVLVISYIGYVSQEVTVGSKTQINISLKEDAKALNEVVITGYGEIKRSDLTSAQTTIGAEAIQKTVNTTIEQAIQGRAAGVYVTQNTGQPGGGVSVNIRGINSINGTNEPLYVVDGVQIQPGNVGFGSTSSSNPLAGLNPADIENMEILQGPSATALYGSRGTNGVVLITTKRGKSGDMKINYGYTYSLQDKPKQVEVMSLQEYAQMTNEMRVLTGATPNLDFQDPSILGPGTNWQEALFKRAPLQKHQLSLSGGGEKTQVYVSGEYFNQDGIAIGSDFKRYSFRLNVDNQARKWLKLSTNLSVNQTNENLSSTQENVILTALQMSPGIAVVNPNGTWGGADETNGAAVQYTPLNPIAMANIVQNDLIRRGVIGGLNADVNIFKGLTFRTSVSGNATFGRSNYFVPSYQIGGRNNPTATLNAGNSTNTYWNWNQLLQYNTTIGKHAINAMASHESQSGRYEDMSGQRQGFLSNDFPVLRAGNTQGQTNNSNLSDWSLESYLGRVIYTFNEKYVLQGAIRTDGSSNFGPDNRWGVFPSVSAAWNISQEPFMKSLPIINDFKLRFETGLTGNQGTGGIYSPMTTIPTTWGSGFVVGQYGNPGLQWEETKTNNIGFNIALLQNRIQLEGDFYIKKTDNLLMTLPLPDYLGATGNGSIGKPTVNIGSLENKGYAISLNSVNINKGGFSWNTNINVSGFRPKVTEFYSASAIVERQAWFMDYFTQRAVAGQAPWQFYGYIEDGIFQTREEIEASALPTVNGVELPIEVRDANGTVTTPGVSVGDTKYRDIDGNGVIDERDQTFIGNPWPKTTFGMTNTFNYKGFDLTVLLTGSYGNDVYNYVRFYNSDPNNINLGQNMMKDTYNYARVGGDAANPVLLNPGYDVPRISATNINGNFQRITSKYVEDGSYVRLKNVQIGYNIPKAFLQKQGIVQGARLTFGIQNLYTFTKYKGFDPEVGAYVGRDAQVSAQTIGVDYGRYPLTPMYTFSVGVDF; translated from the coding sequence ATGATGAAAAACAAGTACCAGTACCAGGATTACCTCATGAGTAATCTAAAAGGTAGCTTTACCAAAGCAGGGCAGATACTGGCGTTTCTAATAGCTTTTATTAGTATGCCCGTTCTTAGCAGCTTTGCCCAGACTGCGCCTACGCGCCACTCCGTTAGCGGTAAAGTTATCTCGACTACCGATAATCAAGGTTTGCCCGGTGTAAGTATCTTAATTAAAGGTACTTCCAATGGAGTAGCTTCTGACGTAAATGGTAACTTTACCTTGGAGGCCGCTAACACCGATGTATTAGTAATTTCTTATATTGGCTATGTAAGCCAAGAGGTTACCGTTGGTAGCAAAACGCAAATCAATATATCTTTAAAAGAAGATGCTAAAGCATTAAACGAGGTAGTAATTACCGGTTACGGCGAAATTAAACGCAGTGATTTAACCAGTGCTCAAACCACCATCGGTGCCGAAGCAATTCAAAAAACTGTAAACACTACCATTGAACAAGCCATTCAAGGTCGGGCTGCCGGGGTTTATGTAACCCAGAATACTGGTCAGCCAGGTGGCGGTGTTTCGGTAAATATCCGGGGTATTAACTCCATTAATGGTACCAACGAACCGCTTTACGTAGTAGATGGGGTGCAGATTCAACCCGGAAACGTTGGTTTTGGCTCTACCAGTTCTTCTAACCCATTAGCTGGCTTAAACCCCGCTGATATTGAAAACATGGAAATTTTGCAAGGGCCTTCGGCTACGGCGCTTTATGGCTCCCGGGGTACCAACGGGGTAGTTTTAATTACTACCAAAAGAGGTAAATCCGGCGACATGAAGATTAACTACGGTTATACCTACTCTTTGCAGGATAAACCGAAACAGGTAGAAGTAATGAGCTTGCAGGAATACGCCCAAATGACCAACGAAATGCGGGTATTAACCGGGGCAACTCCTAACCTTGATTTTCAGGATCCTTCTATTTTGGGCCCTGGTACTAACTGGCAGGAAGCTTTGTTTAAAAGAGCCCCTTTGCAAAAGCACCAATTAAGTTTATCTGGCGGTGGCGAAAAGACCCAGGTTTATGTTTCCGGCGAGTATTTTAATCAGGATGGTATTGCGATTGGTTCGGATTTCAAACGTTATTCTTTCCGTTTAAACGTAGATAATCAGGCGCGTAAATGGCTTAAATTATCTACCAACTTATCGGTAAACCAAACCAACGAAAACCTGTCTTCCACTCAGGAAAATGTTATCTTAACTGCTTTGCAAATGTCGCCGGGTATTGCTGTGGTAAATCCCAATGGTACTTGGGGCGGGGCTGACGAAACCAACGGAGCTGCCGTACAATATACGCCTTTAAACCCGATTGCCATGGCTAACATTGTACAGAACGATTTAATCAGAAGAGGGGTAATTGGAGGTTTAAATGCCGACGTTAATATCTTTAAAGGATTAACTTTCCGGACTTCCGTAAGTGGTAATGCTACTTTTGGCAGATCTAATTATTTTGTGCCGTCTTACCAGATTGGTGGCCGTAACAACCCAACGGCTACTTTAAATGCCGGCAACTCTACTAATACTTACTGGAACTGGAACCAGTTATTACAATACAACACTACTATTGGTAAGCACGCTATTAATGCAATGGCCAGCCACGAATCGCAGTCTGGTAGATACGAAGATATGTCGGGTCAAAGACAAGGCTTTTTATCTAACGATTTTCCGGTGTTAAGAGCGGGTAATACGCAAGGCCAAACCAACAACAGTAACTTAAGCGACTGGTCTTTGGAGTCTTACTTAGGTCGGGTGATTTATACTTTTAACGAGAAATACGTATTGCAAGGTGCTATCCGCACGGACGGTTCTTCTAACTTTGGTCCGGATAACCGTTGGGGCGTATTCCCCTCAGTTTCTGCCGCCTGGAATATTTCCCAAGAACCTTTCATGAAATCACTGCCGATTATTAACGACTTTAAACTTCGTTTTGAAACTGGTTTAACCGGTAACCAAGGTACCGGCGGTATTTATTCGCCAATGACTACTATTCCAACTACCTGGGGATCGGGCTTTGTGGTAGGCCAATACGGCAACCCTGGTTTGCAGTGGGAAGAAACTAAAACCAACAACATCGGCTTTAATATTGCCTTATTGCAGAATCGCATTCAACTGGAAGGTGATTTCTACATCAAGAAAACCGACAACTTGTTAATGACATTGCCTTTACCGGATTATTTAGGTGCTACCGGAAACGGCAGTATTGGTAAACCAACCGTTAACATCGGCTCTCTCGAAAATAAAGGCTACGCTATAAGCTTAAACTCGGTAAACATAAATAAAGGCGGCTTTAGCTGGAATACCAACATTAACGTTTCCGGCTTCCGCCCTAAAGTAACCGAGTTCTATTCGGCATCGGCCATTGTAGAGCGTCAGGCTTGGTTTATGGATTACTTTACGCAACGGGCAGTAGCGGGTCAGGCGCCTTGGCAATTCTATGGTTACATCGAAGATGGTATTTTCCAAACCAGAGAAGAAATTGAAGCCAGCGCTTTGCCTACCGTAAATGGTGTAGAATTACCTATTGAAGTAAGAGACGCAAATGGGACCGTTACCACTCCGGGAGTATCCGTGGGTGATACTAAATACCGCGACATTGATGGTAATGGTGTAATTGACGAAAGAGACCAAACCTTTATTGGTAATCCTTGGCCCAAAACCACTTTTGGTATGACCAATACTTTTAACTACAAAGGTTTTGATTTAACAGTATTGTTAACCGGGTCTTACGGTAATGATGTTTACAATTACGTGCGCTTCTACAATTCCGATCCTAATAACATCAACCTGGGTCAGAATATGATGAAAGATACTTATAACTACGCCCGCGTGGGTGGCGATGCTGCTAACCCGGTATTATTAAACCCCGGCTACGATGTACCGCGGATTTCGGCTACGAACATTAACGGTAACTTCCAGCGGATTACCAGCAAATACGTGGAAGATGGTTCTTATGTGCGGTTGAAAAACGTGCAGATTGGTTATAATATCCCTAAAGCCTTTTTACAAAAACAAGGCATTGTGCAAGGTGCCCGCTTAACTTTTGGTATCCAGAACCTATACACGTTCACCAAATACAAAGGATTTGATCCGGAAGTAGGTGCTTACGTAGGCCGTGATGCGCAGGTAAGTGCTCAAACTATTGGGGTAGATTATGGCCGTTATCCGCTTACGCCGATGTACACTTTTAGTGTAGGGGTTGATTTTTAA